From one uncultured Bacteroides sp. genomic stretch:
- a CDS encoding SMP-30/gluconolactonase/LRE family protein gives MYGYKRLANYKVELCFARSSSVLEAIPGKSFYVADEYNRLLARMDVKSDGTLTHLTHFASQGEFGSSVDKNGNIYVGDGHIYVFNNAGERIDFIKVPERPSSLVVAGRCGETLFITARSSLYRYTINH, from the coding sequence TTGTATGGATATAAAAGATTAGCCAACTATAAAGTTGAACTATGCTTTGCCCGTAGTTCCTCAGTACTTGAGGCTATTCCAGGTAAATCCTTTTATGTGGCTGATGAATACAATAGACTACTTGCCCGCATGGATGTGAAGTCTGATGGGACACTGACTCATCTTACGCATTTTGCATCTCAGGGTGAATTCGGATCGTCGGTTGATAAAAATGGCAATATTTATGTTGGTGACGGGCATATTTATGTATTTAATAATGCAGGCGAAAGAATAGATTTCATAAAAGTTCCCGAAAGACCTTCTTCTCTTGTTGTAGCAGGACGATGTGGAGAAACATTGTTTATAACAGCTCGTTCTTCATTATATAGATATACTATTAATCACTAA
- a CDS encoding DUF6340 family protein, whose protein sequence is MTRYPYFYILLLIIVLSSCQTIEQLSIDYMVPANISFPSVLKRVAIVNNVSDTPQNKMIVSSPKNDKPILNELSHAVTYYNGTPSITTESLAKELSDAKYFDEVVICDSALRSSDILPRESTLSKEEVQKLTKDLDVDFIISLENIQVKATKAIHFLPEWNLFQGTTDAKVYPTVKIYLPKRNGPMVTVSTSDSIFWEETGASESQVRNRMISDEELIKASSEFAGTIPVKYLAPYWKTANRFVYISGSIEMRDAAIYVREKAWNKALPLWEHAYQSKNEKQQMRSALNIALYYEMNDSIEEAEKWALKAQKSARKIENVDKKMKANLNADYMPNYFIISLYVGELQERKINLPKLNMQMNRFNNDF, encoded by the coding sequence ATGACAAGATACCCGTATTTCTATATTTTGCTCCTCATTATAGTCTTAAGCTCCTGCCAAACGATAGAGCAATTATCAATAGACTATATGGTTCCAGCTAACATTAGCTTCCCTTCAGTTTTGAAACGGGTGGCCATTGTTAACAATGTAAGTGACACCCCACAAAATAAGATGATTGTTTCATCTCCAAAAAATGACAAGCCGATACTAAATGAGCTGAGTCATGCCGTAACCTACTATAACGGAACGCCTAGTATTACCACAGAATCTTTAGCCAAAGAATTGTCTGATGCTAAATATTTTGATGAGGTAGTAATCTGCGACTCGGCATTACGTTCTAGCGATATTCTCCCACGTGAATCTACTCTCAGCAAAGAAGAAGTACAAAAGCTAACAAAGGATTTGGATGTCGATTTCATTATCTCTCTCGAAAACATACAGGTTAAAGCGACAAAGGCGATTCATTTTTTACCCGAATGGAATTTATTTCAAGGCACAACAGATGCCAAAGTTTACCCTACCGTAAAGATTTACCTGCCCAAAAGGAATGGCCCTATGGTAACGGTCAGCACTTCTGACAGTATCTTTTGGGAAGAAACAGGTGCTTCTGAATCACAGGTACGCAACCGTATGATTAGTGATGAAGAATTAATCAAAGCATCCTCTGAATTTGCGGGAACCATTCCGGTGAAATATCTTGCTCCTTACTGGAAAACAGCAAATCGATTCGTTTACATCAGCGGTTCAATAGAAATGAGAGATGCCGCTATCTATGTTCGCGAAAAAGCATGGAATAAAGCTTTACCTTTATGGGAACACGCTTATCAGTCAAAGAACGAAAAACAGCAAATGCGCTCGGCTCTCAATATTGCTTTGTATTACGAGATGAATGATAGCATAGAAGAGGCCGAAAAATGGGCTTTGAAAGCACAAAAATCAGCTAGAAAGATAGAAAATGTTGATAAGAAAATGAAAGCAAACTTAAATGCTGATTACATGCCTAATTACTTCATTATTAGTCTTTATGTAGGGGAACTGCAGGAACGAAAAATCAATCTACCCAAACTAAATATGCAAATGAATAGATTTAATAATGATTTTTAA